From one Mya arenaria isolate MELC-2E11 chromosome 4, ASM2691426v1 genomic stretch:
- the LOC128232991 gene encoding serine/threonine-protein phosphatase 1-like isoform X2, translating into MAALANLVWSWLIRPTVPERENFQRNPLPEVCHLHMSDEDLAEHSVFVIGDIHGCLEELCELMKAAEEFENNILFVSVGDLVNRGPDSVGVVRKLRNMGDRVLAIRGNHDESSIREARHFRDDPNYELSEKYAWIKNLTEADFRYVNSLPYTISLPTLNSVIVHGGLLPGVSLENQKLNDMTNMRNIEINEDPFVGETLVASNKHSEGEPWVDLWAGPEHVYFGHDARRKLQRARFATGLDTGCCHGGQLTGVFINGPHSQTFLNVQSKQPIRVD; encoded by the coding sequence ATGGCAGCCTTAGCAAATTTAGTTTGGTCCTGGCTCATTCGCCCAACAGTTCCTGAAAGggaaaattttcaaagaaacCCGTTACCCGAAGTGTGTCATTTACATATGTCTGATGAGGATCTCGCGGAACACTCTGTTTTTGTCATAGGAGATATTCACGGCTGTCTCGAAGAATTGTGCGAGCTCATGAAAGCTGCAGaggaatttgaaaataatatattgttcgTGTCGGTCGGTGACCTGGTGAATCGGGGTCCCGACAGTGTCGGCGTTGTCCGAAAACTACGAAACATGGGCGACCGCGTACTAGCCATCCGAGGAAACCATGATGAAAGTTCAATTCGTGAAGCGAGGCACTTTCGAGATGATCCGAACTATGAACTGTCCGAAAAATATGCATGGATCAAGAATCTCACTGAGGCGGACTTCCGTTACGTAAATTCGTTACCTTACACGATATCGCTACCTACGCTTAACTCAGTGATCGTCCATGGTGGGTTGTTACCAGGTGTGTCTCTAGAGAATCAAAAGCTAAACGATATGACAAATATGAGAAACATAGAGATCAACGAAGATCCATTCGTAGGTGAAACCCTCGTGGCGTCCAACAAACACAGCGAAGGTGAGCCGTGGGTTGACCTTTGGGCGGGACCCGAGCACGTTTATTTCGGGCACGACGCACGCCGGAAGCTCCAGAGAGCACGCTTTGCGACTGGTTTGGACACCGGTTGTTGTCATGGCGGTCAGCTGACCGGTGTCTTCATCAACGGACCACACTCGCAAACATTTCTGAATGTACAGTCCAAACAACCTATCCGGGTGGATTAA
- the LOC128232991 gene encoding serine/threonine-protein phosphatase 1-like isoform X1, producing MQMGAEMSYTTKSWSSSLTFNSILAMAALANLVWSWLIRPTVPERENFQRNPLPEVCHLHMSDEDLAEHSVFVIGDIHGCLEELCELMKAAEEFENNILFVSVGDLVNRGPDSVGVVRKLRNMGDRVLAIRGNHDESSIREARHFRDDPNYELSEKYAWIKNLTEADFRYVNSLPYTISLPTLNSVIVHGGLLPGVSLENQKLNDMTNMRNIEINEDPFVGETLVASNKHSEGEPWVDLWAGPEHVYFGHDARRKLQRARFATGLDTGCCHGGQLTGVFINGPHSQTFLNVQSKQPIRVD from the exons ATGCAAATGGGAGCTGAGATGTCATATACAACCAAAAGTTGGTCTTCTTCG cTAACGTTCAACAGCATTTTGGCGATGGCAGCCTTAGCAAATTTAGTTTGGTCCTGGCTCATTCGCCCAACAGTTCCTGAAAGggaaaattttcaaagaaacCCGTTACCCGAAGTGTGTCATTTACATATGTCTGATGAGGATCTCGCGGAACACTCTGTTTTTGTCATAGGAGATATTCACGGCTGTCTCGAAGAATTGTGCGAGCTCATGAAAGCTGCAGaggaatttgaaaataatatattgttcgTGTCGGTCGGTGACCTGGTGAATCGGGGTCCCGACAGTGTCGGCGTTGTCCGAAAACTACGAAACATGGGCGACCGCGTACTAGCCATCCGAGGAAACCATGATGAAAGTTCAATTCGTGAAGCGAGGCACTTTCGAGATGATCCGAACTATGAACTGTCCGAAAAATATGCATGGATCAAGAATCTCACTGAGGCGGACTTCCGTTACGTAAATTCGTTACCTTACACGATATCGCTACCTACGCTTAACTCAGTGATCGTCCATGGTGGGTTGTTACCAGGTGTGTCTCTAGAGAATCAAAAGCTAAACGATATGACAAATATGAGAAACATAGAGATCAACGAAGATCCATTCGTAGGTGAAACCCTCGTGGCGTCCAACAAACACAGCGAAGGTGAGCCGTGGGTTGACCTTTGGGCGGGACCCGAGCACGTTTATTTCGGGCACGACGCACGCCGGAAGCTCCAGAGAGCACGCTTTGCGACTGGTTTGGACACCGGTTGTTGTCATGGCGGTCAGCTGACCGGTGTCTTCATCAACGGACCACACTCGCAAACATTTCTGAATGTACAGTCCAAACAACCTATCCGGGTGGATTAA